From Rubrivirga sp. SAORIC476, a single genomic window includes:
- the kduI gene encoding 5-dehydro-4-deoxy-D-glucuronate isomerase, translating into MSLHTLPDAERTKRLTTAELRDRFLVQDLFQDGQVTFRFVDLDRVVLGGAVPTDGPLDLGVPEELAAGSFTERREVGILNIGGAGTVMVGEETYALGNRDLLYVGRGSEAVSFASDDAATPARYYLVSYPCHAEHPTTLIRKAEAELEELGSQAKANRRDLFKYVRPGGVESGQLVMGITEIRDGSVWNTMPAHTHARRTEVYLYFDVDPEDVVFHMMGEPQEVRTLLTRDGEAVLSPGWSIHAGAGTGAYTFCWAMGGENQDFGDMQFVAMTDLR; encoded by the coding sequence ATGTCTCTCCATACCCTTCCCGACGCCGAACGCACGAAGCGCCTCACGACCGCCGAACTGCGAGACCGCTTCCTCGTCCAGGACCTCTTCCAGGACGGCCAGGTCACGTTCCGCTTCGTCGACCTGGACCGCGTCGTCCTGGGCGGCGCCGTGCCGACCGACGGTCCGCTCGACCTCGGCGTGCCGGAGGAACTGGCAGCGGGGTCGTTCACCGAGCGTCGGGAGGTCGGCATCCTCAACATCGGCGGGGCCGGGACGGTGATGGTGGGGGAGGAGACGTACGCCCTCGGCAACCGCGACCTGCTCTACGTCGGGCGCGGCAGCGAGGCGGTCTCGTTCGCCAGCGACGACGCCGCGACCCCGGCGCGCTACTACCTCGTCAGCTACCCGTGTCACGCCGAGCATCCGACCACGCTCATCCGCAAGGCCGAGGCGGAGCTGGAGGAGCTGGGCAGCCAGGCCAAGGCGAACCGCCGCGACCTGTTCAAGTACGTCCGGCCGGGCGGCGTCGAGAGCGGCCAGCTGGTCATGGGCATCACCGAGATCCGGGACGGCAGCGTCTGGAACACGATGCCCGCCCACACCCACGCGCGACGGACGGAGGTCTACCTCTACTTCGACGTCGACCCCGAGGACGTGGTCTTCCACATGATGGGCGAGCCGCAGGAGGTGCGGACGCTGCTGACCCGCGACGGGGAGGCGGTGCTCTCGCCGGGCTGGTCCATCCACGCCGGGGCCGGAACCGGGGCATACACGTTCTGCTGGGCGATGGGCGGCGAGAACCAGGACTTCGGCGACATGCAGTTCGTCGCGATGACCGACCTCCGGTAG
- the kduD gene encoding 2-dehydro-3-deoxy-D-gluconate 5-dehydrogenase KduD, protein MSDLFSLSGKTALVTGASRGIGQALAVALAEAGADVVCASTRRRGTDETATAVRGIGRRAWQVEADLSDLDGPHALADAAFEAAGEIHILVNNAGTIRRHPAVAFPLEDWQHVVQTNLTAVFQLCQHIGAPMLARGAGKIVNVASLLSFQGGVTVPAYTASKHGVAGLTKALANEWAGQGVTVNAIAPGYIRTDNTAALQENETRNRQILERIPAGRWGEASDLGGAAVFLASRASDYVTGTVVTVDGGWMAR, encoded by the coding sequence ATGAGCGACCTGTTTTCCCTTTCTGGCAAGACCGCCCTGGTCACCGGCGCCAGCCGCGGCATCGGGCAGGCCCTCGCCGTCGCCCTCGCCGAGGCGGGCGCGGACGTCGTCTGTGCGTCCACCCGGCGCCGCGGCACCGACGAGACGGCGACCGCCGTCCGCGGGATCGGGCGTCGGGCGTGGCAGGTCGAGGCCGACCTGTCGGATCTCGACGGCCCGCACGCTCTGGCCGACGCGGCGTTCGAGGCCGCGGGCGAGATCCACATCCTGGTCAACAACGCGGGCACGATCCGCCGCCACCCGGCCGTCGCGTTCCCGCTGGAAGACTGGCAGCACGTCGTCCAGACGAACCTCACGGCCGTCTTCCAGCTCTGCCAGCACATCGGCGCGCCGATGCTGGCGCGCGGCGCGGGCAAGATCGTCAACGTGGCGTCGCTGCTGAGTTTCCAGGGCGGCGTGACGGTCCCGGCGTACACGGCCAGCAAGCACGGCGTGGCCGGGCTCACGAAGGCGCTCGCCAACGAGTGGGCCGGGCAGGGCGTGACGGTCAACGCGATCGCGCCGGGCTACATCCGCACCGACAACACGGCCGCGCTGCAGGAGAATGAGACGCGCAACCGCCAGATCCTGGAGCGCATCCCGGCGGGCCGCTGGGGCGAGGCCTCCGACCTCGGCGGCGCGGCCGTTTTCCTCGCCTCGCGCGCCTCCGACTACGTCACCGGCACCGTCGTCACGGTCGACGGCGGCTGGATGGCGCGGTAG
- a CDS encoding right-handed parallel beta-helix repeat-containing protein, which translates to MTRFLSLLALLVLGSVGLTASAQRSYFVAPNGSVIGSGTITSPITFANALSRAAAGDTIYVRGGTYTSTSSIRIDKSGTDGAYLHIWAYPEDTEPAVFDFTGAGRGFDLRGDYVHLKGLVAERSNDNGVYVKQASYTIVEQMVSRYNGDSGIQMEDGSAYNLLLNNDSYENYDPGNNGENADGFAIKFGVGPGNVLRGNRAWANSDDGYDFWSLDDPAQQGVRIEGNWAFHNGFNIWGDPAYRGDSNGFKLGKGNGAHVLIRNVAWDHLAHGFDVNGNASGVTVYHNTAYLNRGVNFNFDDDPAIDEQAPHVLRNNVSLAASVRMDGSVTDEAANSWNSSVDRASAADFVSLDGTGADGPRQADGSLPDLNGFLHLVAGSDLVDLGEDVGLPYAGAAPDLGAYEFDGGGTAGEPGAEASQALALAGPNPIRTGTRVAVTLDASRVARVSVHDVLGREVAVLADGPLPGGRSLLALDAADLAGGLYVVRLRTAVSQFSLPITVSR; encoded by the coding sequence ATGACCCGCTTTCTCTCTCTTCTCGCCCTGCTGGTGCTGGGCTCGGTCGGCCTGACCGCCTCCGCCCAGCGCTCCTACTTCGTCGCGCCGAACGGGAGCGTGATCGGCTCCGGCACCATCACGTCGCCGATCACCTTCGCCAACGCGCTCTCGCGGGCCGCGGCGGGCGACACGATCTACGTCCGCGGCGGGACCTACACGTCCACGTCCTCCATCCGCATCGACAAGAGCGGGACGGACGGGGCGTACCTCCACATCTGGGCCTACCCCGAGGACACCGAGCCGGCCGTGTTCGACTTCACCGGTGCCGGGCGCGGGTTCGACCTCCGGGGCGACTACGTCCACCTCAAGGGGCTCGTCGCCGAGCGGTCGAACGACAACGGCGTCTACGTCAAGCAGGCGTCCTACACCATCGTCGAGCAGATGGTGTCGCGCTACAACGGCGACTCGGGCATCCAGATGGAGGACGGGTCGGCGTACAACCTGCTGCTCAACAACGACTCGTACGAGAACTACGACCCGGGCAACAACGGCGAGAACGCGGACGGCTTCGCGATCAAGTTCGGCGTCGGGCCGGGCAACGTGCTCCGCGGCAACCGCGCCTGGGCCAACTCCGACGACGGCTACGACTTCTGGAGCCTCGACGATCCCGCCCAGCAGGGCGTCCGGATCGAGGGCAACTGGGCCTTCCACAACGGCTTCAACATCTGGGGCGACCCGGCCTACCGGGGCGACTCGAACGGCTTCAAGCTGGGCAAGGGGAACGGCGCGCACGTGCTGATCCGGAACGTGGCCTGGGACCACTTGGCGCACGGCTTCGACGTGAACGGCAACGCGAGCGGGGTGACCGTCTACCACAACACGGCCTACCTGAACCGGGGCGTCAACTTCAACTTCGACGACGACCCGGCCATCGACGAGCAGGCGCCGCACGTGCTGCGCAACAACGTCTCGCTGGCGGCGAGCGTCCGCATGGACGGCTCGGTGACCGACGAGGCCGCGAACTCGTGGAACTCGTCGGTGGACCGCGCCTCCGCGGCTGACTTCGTCAGCCTCGACGGCACCGGCGCCGACGGCCCCCGCCAGGCGGACGGGAGCCTGCCGGACCTCAACGGCTTCCTGCACCTCGTCGCAGGCAGCGACTTGGTCGACCTCGGCGAGGACGTGGGGCTCCCCTACGCAGGCGCCGCGCCGGACCTGGGCGCCTACGAGTTCGACGGGGGAGGCACGGCCGGGGAGCCAGGCGCCGAGGCGTCGCAGGCGCTGGCCCTTGCCGGCCCCAACCCGATCCGTACCGGCACGCGGGTGGCCGTCACGCTGGACGCGAGCCGCGTCGCCAGGGTGTCCGTCCACGATGTGCTCGGCCGCGAGGTGGCCGTGCTGGCCGACGGTCCGCTCCCCGGCGGCCGGTCGCTGCTGGCCCTCGACGCCGCCGACCTCGCCGGCGGCCTGTACGTCGTCCGGCTGCGGACGGCCGTCTCGCAGTTCTCCCTTCCGATCACCGTCTCCCGATGA
- a CDS encoding glycoside hydrolase family 28 protein: MTDPTLSRRQFARTLALGAGALAVLPGCARLGTSAEAVAAGRDAAAWDRVPGILARIQAPRFPDRDEPVTAHGAVEGGEVVATDAFRGAVEAVHAAGGGRVVVPPGIWLTGPIHLLSNVELHVSEGATLRFVTDPEAYLPAVYTRWEGVELMNYSPLIYAVDQENVAVTGGGTLDGQAEGEAWWTWKGPWKDNRHGWTEGMPQQREARDRLFAQAEAGVPVEERVYGTGDYLRPSFVEFLRCRNVLIEGVTVVRSPMWLLHPTLCTNVTVRGVTANSHGPNNDGCNPESCTDVLIEGCTFDTGDDCIALKSGRNADGRRLAAPIQNVVVRDCTMRDGHGGVVIGSEMSGGARDVFAERCQMDSPNLERVLRIKTNSIRGGVVEGVYMRDVTAGQVADAIVRINFLYEEGDAGDFPPTVRDIDVRRVTSQRSEYALYLIGYPHAPIRDVHLADCRFAGVEQGSVIEHVEGLTFDDVTVNGTRVS, encoded by the coding sequence GTGACCGACCCGACCCTCTCCCGCCGTCAGTTCGCCCGTACGCTCGCGCTCGGCGCGGGCGCCCTGGCCGTCCTCCCCGGCTGCGCCCGCCTCGGCACGTCGGCGGAGGCCGTGGCCGCAGGCCGGGACGCCGCCGCGTGGGACCGCGTGCCCGGCATCCTGGCCCGCATCCAGGCGCCCCGGTTCCCCGACCGCGACGAGCCGGTGACGGCCCATGGGGCGGTCGAGGGGGGAGAGGTCGTCGCCACCGACGCCTTCCGCGGCGCCGTCGAGGCCGTCCACGCCGCTGGCGGCGGGCGCGTCGTGGTGCCGCCGGGCATCTGGCTTACCGGGCCGATCCACCTGCTCTCGAACGTCGAACTCCACGTCTCGGAGGGCGCGACGCTGCGCTTCGTGACGGACCCGGAGGCGTACCTGCCCGCCGTCTACACGCGGTGGGAGGGGGTCGAACTGATGAACTACTCGCCGCTGATCTACGCCGTCGACCAGGAGAACGTGGCCGTGACCGGCGGCGGGACGCTGGACGGGCAGGCGGAAGGCGAGGCGTGGTGGACCTGGAAGGGACCCTGGAAGGACAACCGCCACGGCTGGACGGAGGGGATGCCCCAGCAGCGCGAGGCCCGCGATCGCCTCTTCGCCCAGGCCGAGGCGGGCGTGCCCGTCGAGGAGCGCGTCTACGGGACCGGCGACTACCTGCGGCCCAGCTTCGTCGAGTTCCTACGCTGCCGGAACGTCCTCATCGAGGGCGTGACGGTCGTCCGCTCGCCGATGTGGCTGCTCCACCCGACGCTGTGCACGAACGTGACGGTGCGCGGGGTGACGGCCAACTCGCACGGCCCCAACAACGACGGATGCAACCCCGAGTCCTGCACCGACGTGCTGATCGAGGGCTGCACCTTCGACACCGGCGACGACTGCATCGCGCTCAAGTCCGGCCGCAACGCCGATGGGCGGCGGCTGGCGGCGCCCATCCAGAACGTGGTCGTCCGCGACTGTACGATGCGCGACGGGCATGGCGGCGTGGTCATCGGGAGCGAGATGTCGGGCGGCGCGCGCGACGTGTTCGCCGAGCGCTGCCAGATGGACTCGCCCAACCTGGAGCGCGTCCTGCGCATCAAGACCAACTCCATCCGGGGCGGCGTCGTCGAGGGCGTCTACATGCGCGACGTGACCGCCGGCCAGGTCGCCGACGCCATCGTCCGGATCAACTTCCTCTACGAGGAGGGCGACGCCGGCGACTTCCCGCCGACCGTCCGCGACATCGACGTGCGGCGCGTGACGAGCCAGCGGAGCGAGTACGCCCTCTACCTGATCGGCTACCCCCACGCCCCCATCCGCGACGTCCACCTCGCCGACTGCCGGTTCGCCGGCGTCGAGCAGGGGAGCGTCATCGAACACGTCGAGGGGCTGACCTTCGACGACGTGACCGTCAACGGCACGCGCGTCTCCTAA
- a CDS encoding T9SS type A sorting domain-containing protein: MRLLLLLAAVLAVLPVSAQDASSVTWALTEADGLGVSEQTGAAVGSPVTSGVLVARDYNGTLQDGSGGPLGTFQRWYLDGAEWPVESGPDATRYVQFAVSAPAGGSLTLTDIDFVMNAGGTGEMDASVFIDTDAAFGSPSPLEVDIQISREAVGTFSYDISETLMDGETLYLRVYPWLGGGNPSSGRYLFLQNMVIAGDGSIPEPEPARGVNWSLTETDTTAVSSTADGLGGAPVRSSDVVVRDYTGVLRDADDAPGPLGPFQRWWRGDGIQWPVESAIDPTRYVEFAAGADAGETFYVDGVSLYVHGGSTSAMAASVFYATTPDFSDAVALEEDFPAGDGDFGGPTLREYPLDLAVAAGDSIYVRVYPYLSSGDPSVGRYLLLQDVTISGTTEAPLSVEGVLWTLSASDTTAVSATGPDLGGATVRASHLEVRDYDGDLRDAGDAVGPYGPFQRWWLGEGIQWQVETAIDPTRYVEFAAGPDPEFAFRVDSVSVYVHGDGTSEMAASVFYSLNADFSDAVALEEDFPAGDGDFGGPTLRTYPIQTDVLEGDSIYVRVYPYLAGGNASATRYLLLQAMTVHGTAIDPAIVARDEAPAAGGVVLHPSAPNPTRSSATLRYDLAQAGDVEIALFNTLGQRVAVLATGPRGVGTHDVTVRADGLAAGVYVVRLTAGGTSQTRTLTVVR; encoded by the coding sequence ATGAGACTCTTGCTCCTCCTCGCCGCCGTGCTGGCGGTTCTCCCCGTCTCCGCTCAGGACGCGTCCAGCGTTACCTGGGCGCTCACCGAGGCCGACGGCCTCGGGGTCTCCGAGCAGACCGGAGCCGCCGTCGGCAGCCCGGTCACGTCGGGCGTGCTCGTCGCCCGCGATTACAACGGCACGCTGCAGGACGGGTCCGGCGGCCCGCTCGGGACCTTCCAGCGGTGGTACCTCGACGGCGCTGAATGGCCGGTCGAGAGCGGCCCGGATGCGACGCGCTACGTCCAGTTCGCGGTCTCCGCCCCGGCGGGCGGCTCGCTCACGCTCACCGACATCGACTTCGTGATGAACGCGGGGGGGACGGGCGAGATGGATGCCAGCGTGTTCATCGACACCGATGCGGCGTTCGGCAGCCCGTCGCCGCTGGAGGTGGACATCCAGATCTCGCGCGAGGCTGTCGGGACGTTCAGCTACGACATCAGCGAGACGCTGATGGACGGCGAGACCCTGTACCTCCGCGTGTACCCGTGGCTCGGCGGCGGCAACCCCAGCTCGGGGCGCTACCTGTTTCTCCAGAACATGGTGATCGCGGGCGACGGGTCGATTCCTGAGCCCGAGCCGGCCCGTGGCGTCAACTGGTCGCTCACGGAGACTGACACGACGGCGGTCTCGTCCACCGCAGACGGCCTGGGCGGCGCCCCGGTGCGCAGCTCGGACGTCGTCGTGCGCGACTACACTGGTGTGCTCCGCGACGCGGACGACGCGCCGGGCCCGCTCGGCCCGTTCCAGCGCTGGTGGCGCGGCGACGGCATCCAGTGGCCTGTCGAGTCGGCCATCGACCCGACCCGCTACGTCGAGTTCGCCGCGGGCGCCGACGCCGGCGAGACGTTCTACGTGGACGGCGTGTCGCTCTACGTCCACGGCGGCAGCACGAGCGCGATGGCCGCGAGTGTGTTCTACGCCACCACGCCCGACTTCTCGGACGCGGTCGCGCTGGAGGAGGACTTCCCGGCGGGCGACGGCGACTTCGGCGGCCCGACGCTCCGGGAGTACCCCCTCGATCTCGCGGTCGCGGCGGGCGACTCGATCTACGTCCGCGTGTATCCGTACCTCAGCAGCGGCGACCCGAGCGTCGGGCGGTACCTCCTGCTCCAGGACGTGACCATCTCGGGCACGACCGAGGCCCCGCTCTCGGTCGAGGGCGTGCTCTGGACCTTGAGCGCGTCCGACACGACGGCGGTGAGCGCGACCGGTCCTGACCTCGGCGGCGCGACGGTCCGCGCCTCGCACCTGGAAGTCCGCGACTACGACGGCGACCTCCGGGATGCCGGCGACGCCGTCGGCCCGTACGGCCCGTTCCAGCGCTGGTGGCTGGGTGAGGGCATCCAGTGGCAGGTCGAGACGGCCATCGACCCGACCCGCTACGTCGAGTTCGCCGCAGGCCCGGACCCCGAGTTCGCGTTCCGCGTCGACTCCGTCTCGGTCTACGTCCACGGCGACGGCACGAGTGAGATGGCCGCGAGCGTGTTCTACTCGCTCAACGCCGACTTCTCCGACGCGGTCGCGCTGGAGGAGGACTTCCCGGCAGGCGACGGCGACTTCGGCGGCCCGACGCTCCGCACGTACCCGATCCAGACCGACGTCCTGGAGGGCGACTCGATCTATGTCCGCGTGTACCCCTACCTGGCCGGCGGCAACGCGAGCGCGACGCGCTACCTGCTGCTCCAGGCGATGACGGTCCACGGCACGGCCATCGACCCGGCGATCGTCGCCCGGGACGAGGCCCCCGCCGCGGGGGGCGTGGTGCTCCACCCGAGCGCCCCGAACCCGACCCGGTCCTCGGCCACGCTGCGCTACGACCTCGCCCAGGCGGGGGATGTCGAGATTGCGCTGTTCAACACGCTGGGACAGCGCGTCGCCGTGCTCGCCACCGGCCCCCGGGGCGTTGGCACCCACGACGTCACGGTCCGCGCCGACGGGCTGGCCGCTGGCGTCTACGTCGTTCGCCTGACGGCGGGCGGCACGTCGCAGACCCGCACCCTCACCGTCGTCCGCTGA
- a CDS encoding pectinesterase family protein, whose translation MKLLSAILVAALVVSASAAQSPASVSWSLTSDLAVTATSGAAAGSGTQQSNLTFRDFTGSLGDGTAGLARWYTGDNWPDEDAPDPDRYVQFAAAGTGGAALTVTAIALTVNGGGTGNLRATLAYDTDPSFATATVLEDVAASRDVIGPFDYPVDVTVPDGDSLYVRVYPYLPGGSTSSGKYLFLRDVSVSGTAASAATPATATWLLDGATTTTATTAGAIVALDETVTSEYVIRDYAGSEGSQRVYAPGGPGNGLGYWPDETEVNLARYAQFVVKPQEGTTLTATGLALRLGNSGGSNDLRASVRVSADGFATETVLDEAAMLPSSALADVAYPLSEAVADGDSLTVRVYPWLIGGRDSGKYFNIAGVVVTGETTGTPIVTLATVSTDAVTSISTTSAVSGGTVASDGGGAVTARGVAYGTAPNPTVADGATVDGDGVGAFVSTLGGLAPDVTYYVRTYATNSAGTAYGDEQTFTTLGALSVPTVTSAEASNVLVTTAVLGGAVTFDGGLPVTARGVCVSATGTPTTADLCAEAGEGLGSFSAEIAGLTQETAYTARAYATNDQGTAYGAEVTFTTEAPAPPIEIVVAQDGSGDYTTVQAAFDAVPSLYTGPVTVRVKAGTYAEKVILEAGKINVHLVGDGAESTVITWDDYSGKVVDGVTLGTYTSYTAAIDADDFVAEDITFQNTYNGSQAVALRVRGDRMAFYDVQMLGFQDTYYTHSYGRIYHQNCTIEGTVDFIFGRSIAVFDDCEIRSKRDGAPITAANTELGFAYGYVFRNATLTADAGVDGGTLGRPWGPYGQTVFVDSEIGAHIRPAGWLEWAGTQNHLTAMYAEGGNTGPGADTSARVPWASVLTPAEVDALTLEAIFARTSAATPYAADWLPEVRASTPSEAGPSAPLASALHTVFPNPTRGTATLRYDLAESGPASVRVYDAVGRHVLTLADGLLAAGAHEASLDASPLPAGVYLVRLTTATAAHTQSLVVVR comes from the coding sequence GTGAAGCTTCTCTCTGCGATCTTGGTGGCCGCTTTGGTGGTCTCCGCTAGTGCCGCCCAGTCGCCCGCCTCGGTGAGCTGGTCGCTGACCTCTGACCTCGCCGTGACCGCGACCTCCGGGGCGGCGGCCGGCTCGGGCACCCAGCAGTCCAACCTGACCTTCCGCGACTTCACCGGCTCGCTCGGCGACGGCACCGCTGGACTGGCGCGCTGGTACACGGGCGACAACTGGCCCGACGAGGACGCGCCCGATCCGGACCGCTACGTCCAGTTCGCGGCGGCGGGCACCGGGGGCGCGGCGCTGACCGTCACGGCCATCGCGCTCACCGTCAACGGCGGCGGGACGGGCAACCTGCGCGCGACGCTGGCCTACGACACCGACCCGTCCTTCGCGACGGCGACGGTCCTGGAGGACGTCGCGGCCTCGCGCGACGTGATCGGGCCGTTCGACTATCCCGTGGACGTGACGGTGCCGGACGGCGACTCGCTCTACGTCCGCGTGTACCCCTACCTGCCGGGCGGCTCCACGTCGTCGGGCAAGTACCTCTTCCTGCGCGACGTGTCGGTCTCGGGCACGGCCGCCAGTGCGGCGACACCCGCGACGGCGACGTGGCTCCTCGACGGCGCGACGACGACGACGGCCACCACGGCGGGCGCCATCGTCGCTCTGGACGAGACCGTCACCAGCGAGTACGTCATCCGCGACTACGCCGGGTCGGAGGGGAGCCAGCGCGTGTACGCGCCGGGTGGGCCGGGCAATGGGCTCGGCTACTGGCCCGACGAGACCGAGGTCAACCTCGCCCGCTACGCTCAGTTCGTGGTCAAGCCGCAGGAGGGGACGACGCTCACGGCCACCGGTCTCGCGCTCCGCCTGGGCAACAGCGGCGGCTCGAATGACCTCCGCGCCAGCGTCCGCGTTTCGGCGGACGGCTTCGCCACCGAGACCGTCCTGGACGAAGCGGCCATGCTGCCCAGTTCCGCGCTGGCGGACGTGGCATACCCGCTCTCCGAGGCCGTCGCCGACGGCGACTCGCTCACGGTCCGGGTTTACCCCTGGCTCATCGGCGGGCGCGACAGCGGCAAGTACTTCAACATCGCGGGGGTCGTCGTGACGGGTGAGACGACCGGCACCCCCATCGTCACCCTCGCGACGGTCAGCACCGACGCGGTCACGTCGATCTCGACGACCTCGGCAGTGAGCGGCGGCACCGTCGCCTCGGACGGGGGGGGAGCCGTGACGGCGCGCGGCGTCGCCTATGGCACCGCGCCAAACCCGACGGTGGCCGACGGCGCGACGGTCGACGGCGACGGCGTCGGCGCGTTCGTGAGCACGCTCGGCGGGCTGGCGCCGGACGTGACCTACTACGTCCGCACCTACGCCACCAACAGCGCGGGCACGGCCTACGGAGACGAACAGACGTTCACGACGCTCGGCGCGCTCTCCGTCCCGACCGTCACGTCGGCCGAGGCGTCGAACGTGCTGGTCACGACGGCGGTGCTCGGGGGCGCGGTCACGTTCGACGGCGGCCTGCCGGTGACCGCGCGCGGCGTCTGTGTCTCGGCCACCGGCACGCCCACGACGGCCGACCTGTGTGCCGAGGCAGGCGAGGGGCTGGGCTCGTTTTCGGCCGAGATCGCAGGGCTGACGCAGGAGACGGCCTACACCGCCCGCGCCTACGCCACCAACGACCAGGGCACGGCCTACGGTGCCGAGGTCACGTTTACGACCGAGGCGCCCGCGCCGCCCATCGAGATCGTCGTTGCCCAGGACGGGAGTGGGGACTACACGACGGTCCAGGCTGCCTTCGACGCCGTGCCCTCGCTCTACACCGGGCCGGTCACGGTCCGCGTCAAGGCGGGGACTTACGCCGAGAAGGTGATCTTGGAGGCGGGCAAGATCAACGTCCACCTGGTCGGCGACGGCGCCGAGAGCACCGTCATCACCTGGGACGACTACTCGGGCAAGGTGGTCGACGGCGTCACGCTGGGCACCTACACCTCCTACACCGCCGCCATCGACGCGGACGACTTCGTCGCGGAGGACATCACGTTCCAGAACACCTACAACGGCTCGCAGGCCGTGGCCCTCCGCGTGCGCGGCGACCGGATGGCGTTCTACGACGTCCAGATGCTGGGCTTCCAGGACACGTACTACACGCACAGCTACGGCCGCATCTACCACCAGAACTGTACCATCGAAGGCACGGTCGACTTCATTTTCGGCCGCTCCATCGCCGTCTTCGACGACTGCGAGATCCGGAGCAAGCGCGACGGCGCGCCCATCACGGCGGCCAACACGGAGCTGGGTTTTGCCTACGGCTACGTCTTCCGCAACGCCACGCTCACGGCCGACGCGGGCGTCGACGGCGGCACGCTCGGCCGCCCGTGGGGGCCGTACGGCCAGACCGTGTTCGTGGACTCCGAGATTGGCGCCCACATCCGCCCGGCCGGGTGGTTGGAGTGGGCGGGCACGCAGAACCACCTGACGGCGATGTACGCCGAGGGCGGCAACACCGGCCCCGGCGCCGACACGAGCGCACGCGTCCCGTGGGCCTCGGTCCTCACGCCCGCCGAGGTGGACGCGCTGACGCTGGAGGCCATCTTTGCCCGCACCTCCGCCGCGACGCCCTACGCGGCCGACTGGCTGCCCGAGGTGCGTGCCAGCACGCCATCGGAGGCCGGGCCGTCGGCCCCGCTCGCCTCGGCGCTCCACACCGTGTTTCCGAACCCCACGCGTGGCACGGCGACGCTCCGCTACGACCTCGCCGAGTCCGGGCCCGCGTCGGTCCGCGTCTACGATGCCGTCGGCCGCCACGTGCTCACGCTGGCCGATGGGCTGCTCGCAGCCGGTGCCCACGAGGCCTCACTCGACGCGTCGCCGCTTCCGGCAGGGGTCTACCTGGTCCGCCTGACGACCGCGACCGCGGCGCATACCCAGTCGCTCGTCGTCGTCCGCTAG
- a CDS encoding sugar kinase has protein sequence MKVVTLGEIMLRLSTPGFTRFVQSQSFDVTYGGGEANVAVALAGYGLESYFVSKLPTHEIGQSAVNHLRRYGVSDRFIVRGGDRVGIYFLETGASQRPSKVIYDRADAAVTTLTPDEVDLEAAMEGARWFHFTGITPALGATARRTVTEAARAAKAAGATVSCDLNFRKKLWTTDEAQATMRPLMEHVDVCIANEEDADKCLGMTAGATDVHGAELDEAGYVELAKKLKREFDFEAVAITLRESFSASHNGWSAILHDDKDCATPVRSTRYDIQIVDRVGGGDSFASGLIAGLLQKDDTRDALEFAVAASCLKQTIPGDFNLVTRAEVDALAAGDGSGRVQR, from the coding sequence ATGAAAGTCGTCACCCTCGGCGAGATCATGCTCCGGCTCTCGACGCCGGGCTTCACGCGCTTCGTCCAGTCCCAGTCCTTCGACGTGACCTACGGCGGCGGCGAGGCCAACGTGGCCGTCGCGCTGGCGGGCTACGGGCTGGAGAGCTACTTCGTCTCCAAGCTGCCGACCCACGAGATCGGCCAGTCGGCCGTCAACCACCTGCGGCGCTACGGCGTCTCGGACCGGTTCATCGTGCGCGGCGGCGACCGCGTGGGCATCTACTTCCTGGAGACGGGCGCCAGCCAGCGGCCGAGCAAGGTCATCTACGACCGCGCCGACGCCGCCGTGACGACGCTGACGCCCGACGAAGTCGACCTCGAGGCCGCGATGGAGGGGGCCCGCTGGTTCCACTTCACCGGCATCACGCCCGCGCTCGGCGCGACGGCCCGCCGGACGGTCACCGAGGCGGCCCGGGCCGCGAAGGCCGCGGGCGCGACCGTCTCGTGCGACCTCAACTTCCGCAAGAAGCTGTGGACGACGGACGAGGCGCAGGCCACCATGCGGCCGCTCATGGAGCACGTCGACGTGTGCATCGCGAACGAGGAGGACGCCGACAAGTGCCTCGGGATGACCGCGGGCGCGACCGACGTGCACGGCGCCGAGCTGGACGAGGCGGGCTACGTCGAGCTAGCCAAGAAGCTGAAGCGCGAGTTCGACTTCGAGGCGGTCGCGATCACGCTTCGGGAGTCGTTCTCGGCCAGCCACAACGGCTGGAGCGCCATCCTCCACGACGATAAGGACTGCGCCACGCCGGTCCGCTCGACCCGCTACGACATCCAGATCGTCGACCGTGTCGGCGGGGGCGACTCGTTCGCCTCGGGCCTGATCGCGGGCTTGCTCCAGAAGGACGACACGCGCGACGCGCTCGAGTTCGCCGTGGCGGCGTCGTGCCTCAAGCAGACCATCCCGGGCGACTTCAACCTGGTCACGCGCGCTGAGGTGGACGCCCTCGCCGCGGGCGACGGCTCGGGCCGCGTCCAGCGCTAG